From Ignavibacteriota bacterium, the proteins below share one genomic window:
- a CDS encoding DUF3078 domain-containing protein: protein MRNRSIQMLAVITLIVALAVPGAAQTDTAKGPVYGWTHSVIGTLTATQVAFTDWAQGGENALAWGLALDGKSTLEQPHTSWANSYKFGFGQTRLGDQGIRKTDDRIDLESMLTYKMSEHWNPYAAATLKTQFAPGYKYPSTGPEVQVSQFFDPAFMTQSAGVVYQPVAEFKTRFGLGLREVLSSKFGYADDPETLTEIEHSSINGGLESVSELTLKLDEQVSFSSKLELFSTFKHLDQVILRSDNTLAAKVSKYITVMLNVQLLNERAVSPRTQIKETLAMGLSYTFL, encoded by the coding sequence ATGCGTAACCGTTCCATACAGATGCTTGCCGTGATCACACTCATCGTCGCTCTCGCCGTTCCGGGTGCTGCGCAGACCGATACCGCCAAAGGGCCGGTGTACGGCTGGACGCACTCCGTGATCGGTACGCTCACGGCGACCCAGGTAGCATTCACGGATTGGGCCCAGGGCGGTGAGAATGCCCTCGCCTGGGGCCTCGCGCTCGACGGCAAGAGTACGCTCGAGCAGCCGCATACCAGCTGGGCGAATTCCTATAAGTTCGGATTCGGCCAGACCCGCCTGGGCGATCAGGGGATCCGCAAAACGGACGACCGGATCGACCTGGAGAGCATGCTCACATACAAGATGTCGGAACATTGGAACCCGTATGCCGCGGCCACACTGAAAACCCAGTTCGCCCCGGGGTACAAGTATCCCTCCACCGGCCCTGAAGTGCAGGTCTCCCAGTTCTTCGACCCCGCCTTCATGACCCAGAGCGCGGGCGTGGTGTACCAGCCGGTCGCCGAGTTCAAGACCCGTTTCGGTCTCGGACTTCGTGAAGTGCTTTCCTCGAAGTTCGGCTACGCCGATGATCCCGAGACGCTGACGGAGATCGAGCACTCCAGCATCAATGGCGGCCTGGAATCCGTTTCCGAACTGACGCTGAAGCTCGACGAGCAGGTGTCATTCTCGTCCAAGCTGGAGCTCTTCTCCACGTTCAAGCATCTCGATCAGGTGATCCTGCGCAGCGACAATACCCTCGCCGCGAAGGTGAGCAAGTACATCACCGTCATGCTGAACGTTCAGCTCCTGAACGAGCGGGCGGTCAGCCCGCGTACCCAGATCAAAGAGACCCTCGCCATGGGTCTGAGCTACACGTTCCTTTGA